One stretch of Arachis duranensis cultivar V14167 chromosome 1, aradu.V14167.gnm2.J7QH, whole genome shotgun sequence DNA includes these proteins:
- the LOC107488437 gene encoding cytochrome P450 736A117, which yields MQILLIILPIFSVLFLLIKWYSNYSIIRKNSLPSPPKFPIIGNLHQLGLYPHRTLQSLAKKYGPLMLLHLGRVPVLVVSSAEGAREIMKTHDLVFANRPQRKLFDILIYGSKDVSTAPYGEYWRQLRSICVLHLLSVKRVQSFRSVREEETQIMMEQVKHSTSPSVPIDLSQLFSMITNDILCRVTFGRKYGGESGKELKELFMEFTELLGSFVIGEFVPWLDWLTSVSGLYTRANRVATRFDKFLEEVVDHHVNRYPDDVTSNLDHVGSDSQGHNDFVDVLLFLQRTNATGFPINRTVIKCLILDVFVAGADTTSTILEWTMTELLRHPMVLKKVKDEAKNVVGNRKNITEDDLVHMHYLKAVIKETLRLHPPIPLLVPRESMQDIKLQDYNIASGTRVIVNAWAIARDPKYWDRPEEFAPERFMNSYIDVKGNDFELIPFGAGRRGCPGTIFAMVIVEIVLANLLHQFEWVLPEGVKSLDMSETVGLTIYRKVPLVALATPKN from the exons atgcaaatacttCTCATTATCTTGCCAATCTTTTCCGTTTTGTTTCTGCTAATAAAATGGTATTCAAATTATTCCATAATCAGAAAAAACTCACTTCCTTCTCCACCGAAATTCCCAATAATAGGAAATCTCCATCAACTAGGTTTGTACCCTCATCGCACCCTCCAATCTCTGGCAAAAAAATATGGCCCCTTGATGTTGCTCCATCTTGGGAGGGTGCCGGTTCTTGTGGTCTCTTCCGCTGAAGGTGCACGTGAGATCATGAAAACCCATGATCTTGTATTTGCGAACAGGCCCCAAAGGAAATTGTTCGACATACTTATATATGGTTCCAAAGATGTGTCAACAGCCCCATATG GTGAGTACTGGAGGCAATTAAGGAGCATCTGTGTGTTGCATCTGCTTAGTGTAAAAAGGGTTCAATCATTTCGCTCCGTTAGAGAGGAGGAAACTCAAATCATGATGGAACAAGTCAAACATTCTACTTCACCATCTGTTCCAATAGATTTGAGCCAATTATTCTCCATGATTACCAATGACATACTTTGTAGGGTCACTTTCGGAAGAAAGTATGGTGGAGAAAGTGGGAAGGAGTTGAAGGAGTTGTTCATGGAGTTTACAGAACTTCTTGGTAGTTTTGTTATTGGAGAGTTTGTGCCTTGGCTTGATTGGTTGACTAGTGTTTCTGGGTTGTACACTAGAGCAAACAGAGTAGCTACAAGGTTCGATAAATTCTTGGAGGAAGTAGTTGATCACCATGTGAATCGATATCCAGATGATGTTACTAGCAATTTGGATCATGTTGGATCAGATTCTCAAGGCCACAATGATTTTGTTGATGTATTGCTTTTTCTCCAGAGGACAAATGCAACTGGATTTCCTATTAATAGAACAGTCATCAAGTGTTTGATATTG GATGTGTTTGTTGCCGGTGCAGACACTACATCTACCATCTTAGAGTGGACAATGACAGAGCTCTTAAGGCATCCAATGGTGTTGAAGAAAGTGAAAGATGAAGCCAAAAACGTGGTTGGTAACAGAAAGAACATAACTGAAGATGATTTGGTTCACATGCACTACTTAAAAGCCGTGATTAAAGAAACTCTTCGACTACATCCACCAATTCCGTTACTAGTCCCACGAGAAAGCATGCAAGATATCAAACTGCAAGATTACAACATTGCTTCGGGAACACGAGTAATTGTGAACGCTTGGGCAATAGCAAGAGATCCTAAGTATTGGGACCGACCTGAAGAGTTCGCACCGGAGAGGTTCATGAATAGTTATATAGACGTGAAAGGGAATGATTTCGAGTTGATTCCGTTCGGAGCAGGGAGAAGGGGCTGCCCGGGAACAATATTTGCCATGGTTATTGTTGAGATTGTGCTAGCCAACCTCCTTCACCAATTTGAATGGGTGTTACCAGAGGGTGTGAAAAGTTTGGACATGTCTGAAACAGTTGGCTTAACCATTTATAGAAAGGTTCCTCTTGTAGCCCTTGCAACCCCAAAGAATTAA